The Sorangiineae bacterium MSr11367 genome window below encodes:
- a CDS encoding amino acid adenylation domain-containing protein, with protein sequence MGRIIGELSSVCPETVDLDIRFWDLGLRSLQVSTLVSLLSEQIGHRVLPTVAWQLRTPAALVRHVASLAQGGGTSQLAAIDEGQDRVESPLEPIAIVGLGCRFAGSVNSPDALWAMLCEGRHGVREVPADRWNASQYLDDDIGCPGKMTTRWGAFLENAANFDAAFFGISPREARQMDPQQRLALEVSWEALEDAGIDPRSLRGSAVGVYLGAMWSDYARLTYGNAEAIDAHTATGQDTSIISARVSYFLGLQGGSLTVNTASSSSAVAVHLACQSLRCGESHMALAGGVHLMSSPHSTVAMSKIGAMNPAGECRAFDASANGYVRGEGVGIIVLKRLRDAVANGDRIYCVIRGSAVNNDGFSNGLTAPNPEAQKDVLAKAYANAGLDPIKIHYVETHGSGTILGDPLEAEALGSVLGPCHTAERPLRIGSIKTNVGHTEAAAGVAGLLKVALCLHHGQLVPNLHFERPNPYIDFDELHLKVQTEIEDWPCPEELPRAGVSSFGFGGTNCHIVLEAAPASTAVAIPVSAPSEKALRRRLLDALGLFSRAKGGGRAATLCRELAARDDGGVYRTVLTAPNASAMAGVLPARLSLESAMVGRWGTPRPRLVFVCPGQGAQWLGMARSLLASEAVFRANIAICEREVQARCGWSLMGELLADPKQSRLQETDVSQLAMFSIAIALGELWRSWGIEPDALVGHSVGEVAACVLGGVLRIDEGVRIVAERARLVRDKVARRGAMLLVSLPEGDIEKTLLPLVDELWIAGSNSPSSVLLAGSLDAIARTEARLRDDGWQFRRVNVDFASHCPEMAPVLDPLRDALQGLSPQFARIPVRSTVRDAWLRGPECGPDHWVDNLRQPVRFRHAVEALANEGPTVFLELGPHPALLGPIEDTLKTGGATSWGLASCWRGEDERSSLLTTLATLYELGFTPDWRKVLSNNAAWQPLPAGLLEEVEAAFGAPNAAQEAVLPLPILLSASTQAALRAQAEKLRAHLEQRPEIALADVAHSLVTTRAQFEHRAAVIARDRADLLASLASIAPAGSSPNALTAPVTADRKIALLFSGQGTQRPEMGRALYQAFPLFRLALDAVCSLLDPDLEISLKDVLFAPLDSNLDSRLHQTGFTQPALFALEVALFRLLEAYGLQPHFLLGHSIGELVAAHVAGVLSLRDACSLVSARSRLMQAIPLHGAMLAVPASENELLPLLDPFHGRVSIAALNSPDSSVVAGDPDAVSLLARHFESIGRKASPLRVSHAFHSHHMDGMLDDFRRVAQSVTFHSARIPIISNLSGSRATDDELRSPDYWVQHVRHAVRFGHGVQSLYHEGVRTFLELGPRAALCAMAQEALPHDEDLSFISTLRKGKDDVESFITALASLHTSGVALDWNAFFAPLSPRRIPLPTYAFQRDRFWLDDPKGHHGDVASAGLTSADHPLLGAAVTLAESGVLLFTGNLSLAEHPWLADHCVHGTVSLPGTTFVELALLAAHRVGLDGIEELTLEAPLALPERGAIVVQLSLAPGDGAGRRALSFHSRPRDASDDAPWTRHANGTLAPCIPAPSFDLRAWPPPAAVSVPVNGFYEHLAASGLAYGPSFQGLRALWQHGDQLFAEVHLPQTSAKDAGRFALHPALLDAALHALTLQSDSCAAIALPVSWSGLSVRSVGATSLRVCITPQHAENTVALTFADTAGEPVGSVQTLETRSSTVEQLRDALAAQAHALSLVHPSARSRPPRPLASNTATVSSLSQRLLALSPTEREHTLLDLVRTEALTVLGLPSDASFEPHRPFHKLGLDSLTALELRNRLRGVTGQILPVSTIFNDSLLTLVNRLDSLLLTTREDVTAPPFVATLDRRNDPFPLTPVQAAYWVGQTTSHVLGGVATSLYYETDFAELDTSRLETALRRLIAHHDMLRAIVRTDGQQQVLAQVPPFELDVLDISHLAEDEAEARANVVREEVWQRARRSDVWPLFALRATRLPGGAVRVHIGIDMLLVDLHSAFTFARDLLQLYAHPERVLAPLQVTFRDYVLWMRSLAGSPALERARTYWVERVDDLPPPPELPLAVSPDSLGVPSFKRHPGCLDAQTWKQLKARASSFGLSPSAILLAAFAEVVGAWSRRNRFTLNLTLFQRPEIHPQLRAVIGDFTSLALVEIDLGQETTFADRARRHQKQMHDDLDHHLLDGVDVMREVFNRRGDRTGFPVVFTSGIGLSNVTQLEYPPGLEPIGKSCIKTQTPQVWLDHQVIETDEGLFYNWDVVEGLFLPGVIAAMSDAYSRLLNGLAASDDVFTSRDALLHLPSEQLERRAAVNATRAPAPLGFLHSPLDRQARERPDAMAVIDVDRRLTYAELTGLARRVARRLREVGVRRDELVAIVMDKGWAQIVGALAVLYAGGAYLPIAAELPLARRRELMSLGHVRFALTQQAVRAAHWPEMDDVQTFVIDAEGPWLALPDAPLEPLGTPDDLAYVIFTSGSTGVPKGVAIEHRAALNTVVDMNERFAITERDRVLGISSLSFDLSVWDIFGVLGAGGTLVLPEPRSMRDPERWVAWLQAEGITVWNSVPTLLQMLVEHARSRGDHLPRSLRLSLLSGDWIPVALPDAVRALLPDCQVISLGGATEASIWSITYPIESVNPDWTSIPYGRPMQNQTFHVLDDQLRPRPDFVTGELFIGGIGLAREYYGDPARTAERFFVHPRTGERLYRTGDLGRYLPSGDIEFLGRDDGQVKISGHRVELGEIQARLEQNPLVQRAFVSTVGDPRGARQLAAYVVLRRDTESSSDSEIGPELIRTWLRRDLPTYMVPAHVLVLDALPLTSNGKIDRGALPNPIAASVQSTVKLDERDDLLNLVNEEAAAVLELHPSSCLDSNRPLAELGLTSLAAQQLRNRLEKATGFKLPATLVFDHPTTAALARKLQAYRGRQAAPDPIQKLLTVMGHLETLLEEVRDDERAGDALTVRLKDILSNWLRTRAAPSDEPEAVGRDQLLAMVQRRLGIVENGDIQ encoded by the coding sequence ATGGGGAGAATCATCGGCGAGCTCTCGAGCGTCTGTCCGGAAACCGTTGATCTCGATATTCGATTTTGGGACCTCGGTCTTCGCAGTCTACAAGTTTCAACCCTCGTATCTCTACTGTCCGAGCAAATTGGGCATAGGGTATTGCCCACCGTCGCATGGCAGCTGCGCACCCCCGCTGCACTGGTTCGACACGTCGCCTCCCTGGCCCAAGGCGGCGGCACTTCGCAACTAGCGGCTATCGACGAGGGTCAGGACCGTGTCGAGTCTCCGTTGGAACCAATCGCCATCGTCGGACTAGGCTGTCGATTCGCCGGCAGCGTCAATTCCCCCGATGCTCTATGGGCCATGCTTTGCGAAGGACGCCATGGCGTCCGCGAAGTTCCCGCCGATCGGTGGAATGCATCCCAATACCTCGACGACGACATTGGCTGTCCCGGTAAGATGACGACGCGCTGGGGCGCATTTCTCGAGAATGCTGCGAACTTCGATGCGGCTTTCTTCGGGATCTCTCCCAGGGAGGCGCGGCAGATGGACCCGCAGCAACGGCTCGCACTCGAGGTGTCGTGGGAGGCCCTCGAAGACGCCGGCATCGATCCCCGCAGCCTGCGCGGCTCTGCGGTCGGCGTGTACCTCGGCGCGATGTGGAGCGACTACGCCCGACTGACGTACGGTAACGCCGAGGCCATCGATGCGCACACGGCCACGGGTCAAGACACGTCCATCATATCGGCGCGCGTCAGCTACTTCTTGGGTCTTCAGGGCGGCAGCCTCACCGTGAACACCGCCAGTTCGTCGTCCGCGGTGGCTGTCCATCTCGCCTGTCAGAGCTTGCGCTGCGGCGAAAGCCACATGGCACTCGCCGGCGGCGTTCACCTGATGTCGTCACCGCACAGCACGGTTGCGATGAGCAAGATCGGAGCGATGAACCCCGCTGGCGAATGCCGAGCGTTCGATGCATCCGCCAACGGCTATGTACGGGGCGAAGGCGTCGGTATCATCGTACTAAAGCGTCTCCGCGATGCGGTTGCGAACGGCGATCGCATTTACTGCGTCATCCGTGGTAGCGCGGTTAACAATGATGGGTTCTCCAATGGATTGACCGCACCGAATCCCGAAGCGCAAAAAGATGTACTGGCGAAGGCGTATGCCAATGCGGGTTTGGATCCGATCAAAATCCATTATGTGGAGACACACGGATCGGGCACGATTTTGGGAGATCCGCTCGAGGCCGAGGCGCTCGGCTCCGTGCTCGGCCCCTGTCATACGGCGGAGCGGCCACTTCGAATTGGTTCGATCAAGACCAATGTTGGCCATACCGAGGCGGCGGCCGGAGTCGCAGGGCTACTGAAGGTCGCGCTTTGCCTACATCATGGGCAACTCGTCCCGAACTTGCATTTCGAGCGGCCCAATCCTTACATCGATTTCGACGAACTCCACCTCAAAGTCCAAACTGAGATTGAGGATTGGCCTTGCCCCGAGGAGCTTCCTCGCGCCGGGGTCAGCTCGTTTGGTTTCGGCGGTACCAATTGTCACATCGTGCTCGAGGCTGCACCTGCAAGCACGGCCGTTGCGATACCAGTATCAGCTCCCTCCGAGAAGGCACTCCGCCGACGACTGCTCGATGCGCTCGGGTTGTTCTCTCGCGCAAAGGGTGGGGGCCGAGCCGCCACCTTGTGTCGAGAGCTGGCCGCGCGCGATGATGGTGGCGTCTATCGTACGGTGTTGACCGCTCCAAATGCGAGCGCGATGGCCGGGGTGCTGCCCGCGCGACTATCCCTAGAATCCGCGATGGTCGGGCGGTGGGGAACTCCCCGCCCTCGCCTCGTTTTCGTGTGCCCCGGACAGGGCGCGCAGTGGTTGGGAATGGCCCGCTCGCTGCTGGCTTCGGAAGCCGTCTTTCGCGCCAACATCGCGATCTGCGAGCGCGAGGTGCAAGCGCGGTGCGGGTGGTCGCTCATGGGCGAGCTGTTGGCCGATCCGAAGCAATCTCGTTTGCAGGAAACCGATGTTTCGCAGCTTGCGATGTTCAGTATCGCGATCGCACTCGGGGAGCTATGGCGATCATGGGGAATCGAGCCCGATGCGCTCGTCGGTCACAGTGTGGGCGAGGTGGCCGCCTGCGTACTTGGCGGTGTCCTGCGAATCGACGAGGGCGTTCGAATCGTTGCTGAGCGCGCGCGGCTGGTGCGTGACAAGGTGGCACGGCGCGGCGCGATGCTGCTGGTCTCGTTGCCCGAGGGGGATATCGAGAAGACGCTTCTTCCCCTCGTGGACGAGCTGTGGATCGCCGGCAGCAATAGCCCTTCGTCCGTCTTGCTCGCGGGTTCCCTCGACGCCATCGCACGCACCGAGGCCCGCCTCCGAGATGATGGGTGGCAGTTCCGCCGTGTGAACGTGGACTTCGCGAGCCACTGCCCCGAGATGGCCCCCGTCCTCGACCCCTTGCGCGACGCCCTGCAGGGTCTATCGCCTCAGTTCGCACGAATTCCCGTTCGATCCACGGTCCGCGACGCATGGCTACGGGGCCCCGAATGTGGCCCCGATCATTGGGTCGACAACTTGCGTCAGCCGGTACGATTCCGTCATGCGGTCGAAGCGCTGGCCAACGAGGGACCAACGGTCTTCCTCGAATTGGGTCCGCATCCGGCACTGTTGGGGCCCATCGAGGATACGCTGAAGACAGGAGGCGCCACGTCATGGGGTCTGGCGTCGTGCTGGCGAGGAGAAGACGAGCGCAGCTCGTTGCTCACGACACTGGCGACCCTCTATGAGCTGGGATTCACGCCAGACTGGAGGAAAGTCCTCAGTAACAACGCCGCGTGGCAGCCGCTGCCGGCGGGACTGCTCGAAGAGGTGGAGGCCGCATTCGGCGCGCCAAACGCTGCCCAAGAAGCAGTGCTACCCCTCCCGATTCTCTTGTCGGCAAGCACCCAGGCGGCCCTGCGCGCTCAGGCCGAGAAGTTGCGCGCGCATCTTGAGCAGCGGCCCGAGATCGCCCTGGCGGATGTGGCCCATTCATTGGTCACCACGCGAGCGCAGTTCGAGCATCGCGCCGCAGTCATCGCTCGCGACCGCGCCGATCTCCTCGCGTCCCTCGCCTCGATTGCCCCGGCGGGGTCCTCCCCCAACGCACTCACTGCGCCTGTCACCGCGGACCGAAAGATTGCTCTACTGTTCTCCGGGCAGGGTACCCAGCGCCCCGAAATGGGCCGGGCGCTCTACCAAGCCTTTCCTCTCTTTCGTCTCGCCCTCGATGCTGTCTGCTCCCTTCTCGACCCCGACCTCGAGATCTCGCTCAAAGACGTCCTCTTCGCGCCTTTGGATTCCAATCTCGATTCTCGCCTTCACCAAACCGGCTTTACCCAACCCGCGCTCTTTGCTCTCGAAGTCGCGCTCTTCCGCCTTCTCGAAGCCTACGGCCTCCAGCCACACTTCCTCCTCGGTCACTCCATCGGAGAGCTCGTCGCCGCTCACGTGGCAGGAGTGCTCTCTCTCCGAGATGCTTGCTCCCTCGTCTCCGCTCGCTCTCGCCTCATGCAAGCCATCCCCTTGCACGGCGCCATGCTCGCCGTCCCCGCATCCGAGAACGAGCTGCTTCCCCTCCTCGACCCCTTTCATGGCCGCGTCTCCATCGCCGCGCTCAATTCCCCCGACTCTTCCGTCGTCGCCGGCGACCCCGATGCCGTTTCTCTCCTGGCTCGTCACTTCGAGTCCATCGGGCGCAAGGCCTCTCCTTTGCGCGTCAGCCATGCCTTCCACTCCCATCACATGGACGGAATGCTCGACGACTTCCGCCGCGTCGCACAATCGGTAACCTTTCATTCGGCGCGTATCCCCATCATCTCCAATCTCTCCGGCTCACGCGCTACCGACGACGAGCTGCGCTCCCCCGACTACTGGGTCCAACACGTCCGGCACGCCGTCCGTTTTGGACACGGAGTTCAATCGCTCTACCACGAAGGCGTCCGGACCTTCCTCGAGCTCGGCCCTCGCGCCGCCCTCTGCGCCATGGCTCAAGAGGCTCTCCCTCACGACGAAGACCTCTCGTTCATTTCCACCCTTCGTAAAGGCAAAGACGACGTCGAAAGCTTCATTACGGCACTCGCGTCCCTCCACACCTCCGGCGTCGCCCTCGACTGGAATGCCTTCTTTGCTCCACTCTCGCCCCGTCGAATTCCTCTTCCCACCTACGCTTTCCAACGCGACCGCTTCTGGCTCGACGACCCAAAAGGCCACCACGGCGATGTGGCCTCTGCGGGGCTGACGTCCGCCGACCACCCGCTGCTTGGTGCAGCGGTCACACTGGCGGAAAGCGGTGTCCTTCTCTTCACCGGCAACCTCTCCTTGGCAGAGCATCCATGGCTCGCCGATCACTGCGTTCATGGAACGGTGAGTTTACCCGGCACCACGTTCGTTGAACTCGCTCTCCTCGCCGCGCACCGCGTCGGTCTCGACGGCATCGAAGAGCTCACACTCGAGGCCCCCCTCGCTCTGCCCGAACGGGGCGCTATCGTCGTCCAATTGTCCCTCGCTCCCGGTGATGGTGCCGGACGACGTGCGCTCTCGTTTCATAGCCGCCCTCGCGACGCATCCGACGACGCACCTTGGACGCGTCATGCCAACGGCACACTGGCACCGTGCATCCCCGCGCCCTCCTTCGATCTGCGCGCCTGGCCTCCCCCTGCTGCCGTCTCCGTACCCGTCAACGGGTTCTATGAACACCTCGCCGCATCGGGGCTCGCCTACGGACCAAGCTTCCAAGGCCTGCGCGCACTCTGGCAACACGGCGACCAGCTCTTTGCCGAGGTACACCTCCCCCAAACTTCCGCCAAAGACGCCGGCCGATTTGCTCTGCACCCGGCCCTTCTCGATGCCGCGCTCCACGCCCTCACCCTGCAATCCGACTCCTGCGCTGCCATCGCGCTTCCCGTTTCCTGGTCCGGTCTCTCCGTGCGCTCCGTTGGCGCGACTTCGCTGCGTGTGTGCATCACTCCACAGCACGCTGAGAACACCGTTGCACTAACCTTTGCCGATACCGCGGGCGAGCCTGTTGGCTCCGTCCAAACACTCGAAACGCGTTCATCGACCGTCGAGCAACTGCGCGACGCTTTGGCCGCCCAGGCTCACGCGCTCTCTCTCGTGCATCCTTCCGCCCGCTCTCGCCCTCCACGTCCGCTCGCGTCCAACACCGCCACCGTTTCCTCGCTCTCCCAGCGACTCCTCGCGCTGTCTCCAACCGAGCGCGAACACACCCTGCTCGACCTCGTACGCACCGAGGCCCTCACCGTGCTCGGGCTTCCGTCGGATGCGTCCTTCGAGCCTCACCGCCCCTTCCACAAACTCGGACTCGACTCCCTCACGGCCCTCGAGTTGCGCAATCGTCTGCGTGGCGTCACCGGCCAAATCTTGCCAGTCTCCACGATCTTCAACGATAGCCTGCTCACACTCGTGAACCGTCTCGATTCGCTCCTCCTCACAACGCGAGAAGACGTTACCGCGCCTCCCTTCGTCGCGACGCTCGACCGTCGCAACGATCCGTTTCCGCTAACCCCCGTCCAAGCGGCCTATTGGGTGGGGCAAACGACATCCCATGTGCTCGGTGGAGTGGCGACCAGTCTGTACTACGAGACGGACTTCGCCGAATTGGACACGTCTCGTCTCGAGACGGCTCTGCGTCGCCTGATCGCCCATCATGACATGCTCCGGGCGATCGTACGGACCGACGGGCAGCAGCAGGTCTTGGCGCAGGTGCCGCCGTTCGAGCTCGACGTTCTCGACATTTCGCACCTGGCCGAGGACGAAGCCGAGGCACGCGCCAACGTGGTCCGCGAGGAAGTGTGGCAGCGCGCCCGGCGCTCCGATGTGTGGCCGCTCTTCGCCCTGCGCGCGACGAGGCTCCCAGGTGGGGCGGTCCGAGTGCACATCGGCATCGACATGCTCCTCGTCGACCTCCACAGCGCGTTCACCTTTGCCAGGGACCTTCTGCAGCTCTACGCCCATCCCGAGCGCGTTCTCGCACCACTGCAGGTCACGTTTCGCGATTATGTGCTCTGGATGCGCAGCCTTGCCGGATCGCCGGCGCTGGAACGGGCCCGCACCTATTGGGTCGAACGCGTCGATGATCTGCCTCCGCCACCGGAGCTTCCGCTGGCGGTAAGCCCGGACTCGCTCGGAGTTCCGTCGTTCAAGCGCCATCCCGGTTGCTTGGACGCCCAAACCTGGAAGCAGCTCAAAGCGCGCGCTAGTTCATTTGGGCTATCGCCCTCGGCGATTCTTCTTGCTGCATTCGCCGAAGTGGTCGGCGCGTGGAGCCGTCGCAATCGTTTCACGCTGAATCTTACGCTGTTCCAGCGACCCGAGATTCACCCCCAGCTTCGCGCAGTCATTGGAGACTTCACTTCGCTTGCGCTCGTCGAGATCGATCTCGGGCAGGAAACCACGTTTGCCGACCGTGCACGGCGCCATCAGAAACAGATGCACGACGATCTGGATCATCACCTTTTGGATGGCGTGGACGTCATGCGCGAGGTGTTCAACCGGCGTGGCGACCGAACCGGTTTCCCGGTGGTGTTCACGAGCGGCATCGGGCTGTCGAATGTGACGCAACTCGAATATCCGCCCGGTCTCGAGCCGATCGGCAAGTCCTGTATCAAAACCCAAACACCCCAAGTGTGGCTCGATCATCAGGTGATCGAGACCGACGAAGGACTTTTCTACAACTGGGACGTCGTGGAAGGGTTGTTCCTTCCAGGTGTGATCGCGGCCATGTCGGACGCGTACAGCCGCCTGCTGAACGGGCTGGCGGCTTCGGACGACGTCTTCACGTCGCGGGATGCGCTTCTGCACCTGCCATCCGAACAGCTCGAACGGCGCGCAGCCGTCAATGCCACGAGAGCTCCTGCGCCGCTCGGGTTCCTGCACTCTCCGCTCGACCGACAGGCGCGAGAACGGCCGGACGCCATGGCGGTGATCGATGTCGACCGCCGCCTCACGTACGCGGAGTTGACGGGCCTGGCGCGACGGGTAGCGCGCCGGTTGCGCGAGGTCGGTGTCCGTCGCGACGAGCTGGTCGCTATCGTGATGGACAAGGGGTGGGCCCAGATCGTGGGTGCCCTTGCGGTTCTCTACGCAGGCGGCGCCTATCTGCCCATCGCCGCCGAGCTACCCCTCGCTCGCCGGCGCGAGCTCATGTCGCTCGGTCATGTTCGATTTGCACTCACGCAGCAAGCGGTGCGCGCGGCGCATTGGCCCGAGATGGACGACGTGCAGACTTTCGTCATCGATGCCGAAGGACCCTGGCTCGCCCTTCCGGATGCTCCACTCGAGCCCCTCGGCACGCCGGACGACCTTGCCTACGTGATCTTTACGTCGGGCTCCACCGGGGTTCCCAAAGGTGTGGCCATCGAACACCGCGCAGCGCTCAACACCGTCGTCGACATGAACGAACGCTTCGCCATCACCGAGCGAGACCGCGTCCTCGGGATCTCGTCGCTCTCGTTCGACCTATCCGTGTGGGACATCTTCGGAGTGCTCGGTGCGGGGGGCACCCTCGTTCTGCCCGAGCCGAGATCCATGCGAGATCCCGAGCGATGGGTCGCGTGGCTCCAGGCGGAAGGGATCACCGTGTGGAACTCGGTACCGACGCTCTTGCAGATGCTGGTGGAGCACGCACGCAGCCGCGGGGACCACCTTCCGCGTAGCCTCCGATTGAGCCTGCTCTCTGGGGATTGGATTCCCGTCGCCCTCCCCGACGCGGTTCGCGCACTCCTTCCCGATTGCCAGGTGATCAGCCTCGGAGGCGCCACCGAGGCGTCCATTTGGTCCATCACGTATCCCATCGAGTCGGTGAATCCGGATTGGACGAGCATTCCTTATGGGCGCCCGATGCAGAACCAAACGTTTCACGTTCTCGATGACCAACTGCGACCCCGGCCCGACTTCGTCACCGGTGAACTCTTCATCGGCGGCATCGGACTCGCCCGCGAGTACTACGGAGATCCCGCACGAACCGCGGAGCGGTTTTTCGTCCATCCGCGTACCGGAGAGCGACTCTACCGAACTGGAGATCTCGGTCGGTACCTGCCGAGCGGAGACATCGAGTTTCTCGGACGGGACGACGGTCAGGTCAAAATCAGCGGTCATCGCGTCGAGCTCGGTGAAATCCAGGCTCGACTCGAACAGAATCCGCTCGTGCAGCGGGCATTCGTCAGTACCGTCGGAGATCCACGCGGTGCTCGACAATTGGCTGCCTACGTGGTCTTGCGGCGTGATACGGAATCATCGAGCGATTCCGAGATCGGGCCGGAGCTAATTCGCACTTGGCTGCGCCGAGATCTTCCGACGTACATGGTCCCCGCACACGTCCTCGTGTTGGACGCTTTACCGCTAACCTCGAATGGGAAGATCGATCGCGGCGCCCTGCCCAATCCAATAGCCGCTTCCGTGCAGTCCACGGTGAAGTTGGATGAACGTGACGATTTACTGAACCTCGTGAACGAGGAAGCGGCAGCGGTGCTCGAACTGCATCCTTCGTCGTGTCTGGATTCGAATCGTCCCCTCGCCGAGCTGGGACTTACATCGCTCGCAGCGCAGCAACTGCGCAATCGATTGGAAAAAGCCACGGGGTTCAAATTGCCTGCTACGCTGGTATTCGATCATCCCACGACCGCGGCGCTTGCACGTAAACTCCAGGCATACCGTGGCCGGCAAGCGGCTCCCGATCCGATCCAGAAATTGCTAACCGTCATGGGGCACCTGGAGACGCTCCTCGAGGAGGTCCGAGATGACGAGCGCGCGGGCGACGCGCTCACGGTCCGCCTGAAGGATATCTTGTCCAACTGGCTGCGGACGCGAGCCGCACCTTCCGATGAACCGGAGGCGGTCGGTCGTGATCAATTGCTTGCGATGGTGCAACGGCGCCTCGGCATCGTGGAAAACGGAGATATCCAATGA